Proteins from a genomic interval of Cucumis melo cultivar AY chromosome 7, USDA_Cmelo_AY_1.0, whole genome shotgun sequence:
- the LOC127150400 gene encoding uncharacterized protein LOC127150400, translating into MASNGNMLQPQLPRFRGKNFNQGNIQMKVLYGSQELWDIVERGYIEVENQSELTNQQLVELRENRKKDKKALFFIYQVVDEFIFDRISIATSAKATWDILQSTYQGEDKVKMISLRSNGEEVGNQRVFEKILRNMPRKFEHIVIAIEESKDLSMLSINSLMGSLQSHELRLKQLDVNSEEAFQMQTSFKGGSRGRCGGLER; encoded by the exons ATGGCTTCAAATGGTAACATGTTACAACCCCAACTTCCAAGGTTCAGGGGGAAGAATTTTAATCAAGGGAATATTCAAATGAAAGTGTTATATGGCTCTCAAGAATTGTGGGATATTGTTGAAAGAGGATACATTGAAGTTGAGAATCAGAGTGAGCTCACAAATCAACAACTTGTTGAGTTAAGAGAAAATCGTAAGAAAGACAAGAAGGCTTTATTCTTCATTTATCAAGTTGTTGATGAATTTATTTTCGATAGAATTTCAATAGCTACTTCTGCAAAGGCAACTTGGGATATTCTACAATCTACCTATCAAGGAGAAGATAAGGTAAAGATGATAAG TTTAAGATCAAATGGTGAAGAAGTAGGCAATCAAAGAGTTTTTGAAAAGATTCTTAGAAATATGCCAAGAAAATTTGAGCATATCGTCATTGCAATTGAAGAATCGAAAGACTTATCTATGTTGTCTATAAATAGCTTGATGGGTTCTCTTCAATCCCATGAGCTAAGATTAAAACAACTTGATGTTAATTCCGAGGAAGCTTTCCAAATGCAAACTTCATTCAAAGGTGGTTCACGTGGAAGATGTGGTGGTCTTGAAAGATGA